The genomic window TGACTGACATCTTGGGAAACCTCAAGGCATCCTAGATAATTATTCTCTTCATCGCGTAAGGCATAGTATCTGATGTAGACGAATTTTTCGCCGTGCAAGTTGATCCAAAATTCGTTTTCATCTGAGGTACCTTCGTGAAATTCTTTGAGAATTTCGAGAACTTTGTCAACGCTCTTTGGTGGATGGCAGTTCACGACTGCTCGACCAATGACTGCTTTGGTTCTAGGAAAGACCCGGTTAGGTGAATTCGAGAACCACTTAACATGATCTGTTGCGTCCACAAAAGTTAAGTCGACTGGCAAAATTTTGAACATTGCTGTCAACTCATCCAAGTTCAATTTACCTGAATCAAAGCGAACGTTGATCTCATCAGTTGGCATCTCCAAACCAGTTTTTACGTGTTGCGAACGTTGTCTGATTTTTTTCATGCATCGACATCTTTGGTGATTCAGTGTCAGCATTGTCTTCGTGCAGACTTGGAGTTACATCAACGATAGGAATTTGTTTCTTAGCCTTTTTCTTTTCTTTCGGCTTGAGTCCTTCTGTATCGGCTAAGCCTTGAGCCATCTTGTTCAATTCTGAAGCAATTTTAGAATTGTCCTTTTTCTGACCTTCAGCAATTTCTTTGTCAGTTGGCTTCCATGGCAGTGGGTCTGGGATCAACGTGTAGCCGATATCCTTTTCGTCTTGTTCAGCCATGTACCAATCTTCTGGCGTTGCCACCTCGTCAAGCATTGGTATCATGATCTCTTCTTCCTTGAAGATCATCTCCATGACTTCCTTGCAGGCTTTTTCGATGGCTGCTTCAACTTCGTACTTATCAGGAACAGGGTCAGCTGTAACCATCTCGTATGCGTCTTTGATCCAACCTCTGATCTCATCGTCAACGCCCCACATGACCTTAGGTGGTGCGGTGATCCCGTACTTGTCCATCAGTGGAAAAATATTATTTTCCTTACGAGAATAATGCTTGTCGATCTTCATCAAATCGGCTAAGGCTTTTTGCATCCGTTCCAAATATTCGTCGTTTTTACCGTCTTGTTGCCACTTCTTAAAGCAAGGCAACAGCTCGTCGTTGATCAGGGACGATAATACCACGTTTTCTAGCTTCATCGTAGCAACTGGATGTCCGGGTTTTTCAAAGGCAGGCGTACTTTCGTTGCCGGTGATCGAACCTTTAAATACGGCAGCGTGGACATTGCACAAGTTTTGAATTTCCATCGGATTTAAGCCACTAGCGATCAGTTCGCGTTCAGCTGAAGTGATCTCTGAAACGTCGACACTCGAAAATGAGTCATCGAACATCTTTTTAGCTTCGTCAAAATCTCCACCCTCGTGTAAAAAATTTAAGATCTCAACGATTTTTTTCTGGCGTTGGACACTGTTTAAAGTTTTATTTGTCATAATTTTTCAGCTGGTAGCCCCTCTCCTCAAAAGCTTTGGCAATAGTCTCAAGTGGTATGCCCATTGCTCTAGAGCCTTTTTTCAAATTGATGATCTTGCCGACTGTGCCTAACATCCCTGGCACCTTGATTTTGGTAAAACCGATCGAATACATCGTATCGACAAAGTCTGGATACTGTTGGGCCAACGTGTTGATTGGCACTTCGAAATCAATTATTTTTTCTTCCATAATATTTCCTCAATGTATAAAAAAAGCGGAGATATCATCTCCACTATTCATTTCTTCCCTCAATAATGTTTACTAGCCGTGAATTCCTAAAGCAATCTTAGCAAAACGACTCATCTTGTTCATATCCCAAATTGGATACCAAACTAGATTGATGTCGCAACTTTCGATGCCATCAACTGATTCAACAGCTTGGTGAATATCATTATTGATCATATCGCTCAATGGACAACCCATGGTAGTTAGAGTCATCGTCACAGTACATTTGGTACCTTCGATGTCGATACCATAGATCAAGCCGAGGTTAACGATATCAATACCTAATTCAGGGTCAATAACTGCTTCAAGCGCATCAGTTATTTCGTTAACTTTTTCTTTCTTTGTTTCTTCATCCATAGTACAACCTCATTTCTATTTCACAATCTTACGGGCACCAGAGATGTACTCTTTTTGCAAGAGAACTAAACAAATGATAGCCACGACAGCGATTAGATAAATACCGATTTGATAACCGCCTGTTGATTGTTTGATAATTCCTAAAATAATTGGTGGGAAGTATCCACCTAGTCCACCCATGGCACCAACGAAGCCAGTTACAGCACCGGTGTTACCTGATGAAACGAATGGAACCATTTTGAAAATAATACCATTTCCTAGACCTACTAAGATACCCAATAATACCACGATTGTACTAAAGATTCCTTGAGTCTCCAAGAATAAGCCTAAAACGATTGCTACAATGATCAAAGCAATAAAGTCATATCTCAACAAGGTCATTGGGCGGATCTTATCTGACAAGTATCCACCAACTGGACGCAACAATGTACCGATAACGGCAAAGATAGCAGCCCAGATACCAGCATCAACTAGTGATTGCGAGAACAATTTAGTCATAAATGTTGGCAACAAGTTACTCATTGACATGAAGAGTCCGAATGTTAAGAAATAAAACAGTGCCAAGAACCAAGTATCTTTTTCCTTAGCGACTGACAATGATTTTCCGATCGTTGCTTCTTTATTAGTCTTAGATTCAGGACAGAACAACATCAAAATTGAAAAAATCACTAAGAGCACTACTAACAAATAAAAAATTCCGTTTAAACTCATTGTCTTAACTAAACGTGGTAGGAAAAATGCTGAAAATGCAGTACCGATATTACCAACACCAGTAATACCTAAGACTAGGCCTTGCTTTTCTGGTGGGAAAAATCCGGTAACGTAGGAAACACCGATAGCAAATGATGTACCGGCCATTCCTAATAGCAATGCTGTGAAGATCAACATTCC from Companilactobacillus sp. includes these protein-coding regions:
- a CDS encoding DUF1858 domain-containing protein; amino-acid sequence: MEEKIIDFEVPINTLAQQYPDFVDTMYSIGFTKIKVPGMLGTVGKIINLKKGSRAMGIPLETIAKAFEERGYQLKNYDK
- a CDS encoding metal-sulfur cluster assembly factor; this translates as MDEETKKEKVNEITDALEAVIDPELGIDIVNLGLIYGIDIEGTKCTVTMTLTTMGCPLSDMINNDIHQAVESVDGIESCDINLVWYPIWDMNKMSRFAKIALGIHG
- a CDS encoding nitrate/nitrite transporter, whose protein sequence is MESKGKSYLALTMGTLSMMICFMVWLCLAPLVDVILKNAGVQVSEFQRSFLLATPILLGSIMRIPMGILSDRWGGKKTYIVLMLFLIIPVLMMPRVHSYGMLIFTALLLGMAGTSFAIGVSYVTGFFPPEKQGLVLGITGVGNIGTAFSAFFLPRLVKTMSLNGIFYLLVVLLVIFSILMLFCPESKTNKEATIGKSLSVAKEKDTWFLALFYFLTFGLFMSMSNLLPTFMTKLFSQSLVDAGIWAAIFAVIGTLLRPVGGYLSDKIRPMTLLRYDFIALIIVAIVLGLFLETQGIFSTIVVLLGILVGLGNGIIFKMVPFVSSGNTGAVTGFVGAMGGLGGYFPPIILGIIKQSTGGYQIGIYLIAVVAIICLVLLQKEYISGARKIVK